One part of the Paenibacillus silvisoli genome encodes these proteins:
- a CDS encoding ArpU family phage packaging/lysis transcriptional regulator codes for MVQGELFTLPELDRKKTQAAVEAALDKYRVYKTVTFDEKEASTTAGYSDMPRSYTGTTTDQTAQIAIHNVDGPAHRRAYCERIERIVKRLHPKERLLIESRYMQSAYVMDFTVYNHVFAPPISWGTYNKLRRNAFYQLALALDIAVEKGK; via the coding sequence GTGGTTCAAGGTGAATTGTTCACTCTGCCGGAATTGGATCGGAAGAAGACACAGGCAGCGGTTGAAGCAGCGCTAGATAAATACAGAGTGTATAAGACGGTCACATTCGACGAGAAAGAGGCATCAACCACAGCAGGCTATTCGGATATGCCGCGCAGTTACACGGGCACCACGACCGATCAGACGGCGCAGATTGCGATTCATAACGTGGATGGTCCGGCACATCGCCGGGCCTACTGCGAACGCATAGAGCGGATCGTCAAGCGCCTGCATCCGAAGGAACGGCTTCTAATCGAATCGCGCTATATGCAAAGTGCATATGTGATGGATTTTACGGTTTACAACCATGTGTTCGCGCCTCCGATTAGTTGGGGCACGTACAATAAGCTGCGGAGAAATGCGTTTTATCAGCTGGCGCTTGCGCTAGACATTGCGGTGGAGAAGGGGAAATGA
- a CDS encoding type II toxin-antitoxin system PemK/MazF family toxin codes for MEIKRGEIWVADLGAPNGCEQRGVRPVIILQNDVGNHFSPTVIVAALTDNRKKYMPTHVAISKAEGIEKDSVALMEQIRTIDKTLLKHKVCNVSADTMVKVNHAIRVSLGLIPVKGEGTCG; via the coding sequence ATGGAAATCAAGCGCGGCGAAATATGGGTTGCCGATCTAGGCGCACCAAACGGATGTGAACAGCGGGGAGTCAGGCCGGTCATTATCTTGCAGAACGATGTGGGCAATCATTTTTCTCCTACGGTTATAGTTGCAGCGCTGACGGACAACCGAAAGAAGTATATGCCGACTCATGTTGCTATATCGAAGGCGGAAGGCATTGAGAAGGATTCTGTCGCGCTTATGGAGCAAATCCGCACCATCGATAAAACATTACTTAAGCACAAGGTTTGCAACGTATCGGCTGACACGATGGTAAAGGTCAATCACGCTATCCGCGTGAGTCTCGGGTTGATACCGGTCAAGGGGGAAGGCACATGCGGTTAA
- a CDS encoding sigma-70 family RNA polymerase sigma factor, translating to MSELDREALILNNLKLVHKMAHKYVHRVRDNAVDYDDLYGEGCLGLVKASQMFDPTRGEAKFSTYACSYIGGYILRHIRRKGYSVPHHVVDKASQIQRLGLHEVPIAELAKRFNCSKDSIEQALHFLEVRSVSMDYELESEKEGDTFANLMPHEEDFSTAIVNDFLSHITPQQAEVVRMRVFEGMEYQEMGDRIGTTKQGAGNRLSRAREKLVKYMAAAYAEA from the coding sequence GTGAGTGAGCTGGATCGGGAAGCACTCATACTGAATAATCTCAAACTGGTTCACAAGATGGCTCATAAGTACGTACACCGGGTACGTGATAACGCTGTTGATTATGATGACCTTTACGGTGAGGGCTGTTTGGGGCTTGTAAAAGCTTCGCAGATGTTTGACCCGACAAGAGGCGAAGCGAAGTTTTCCACTTACGCCTGTAGTTATATTGGCGGCTACATCCTGCGTCATATCCGGCGCAAAGGGTACAGCGTACCACATCACGTTGTTGATAAGGCAAGCCAAATCCAGCGGTTAGGGCTGCATGAAGTGCCGATAGCAGAGTTGGCCAAACGGTTTAATTGTTCGAAAGATTCAATCGAACAAGCCCTTCACTTCCTTGAAGTTCGCTCTGTGTCGATGGACTATGAGTTGGAATCAGAAAAGGAAGGCGATACCTTCGCAAATCTGATGCCGCATGAGGAAGATTTCTCGACCGCCATCGTTAACGATTTTCTAAGCCATATCACGCCACAGCAGGCCGAAGTGGTGAGGATGCGGGTGTTTGAAGGGATGGAATATCAAGAGATGGGCGACAGGATCGGCACGACGAAGCAGGGCGCAGGAAATCGGCTTTCAAGGGCACGGGAAAAGCTTGTGAAATACATGGCGGCAGCGTATGCAGAAGCCTAA
- a CDS encoding helix-turn-helix transcriptional regulator encodes MKAQGLRAIRKARRWSQGELARLVGCHKNYILDIEHGRRVPSYDLAFQLAVILDVPTYQIMGVFSGEGLPMQCLQSKKDA; translated from the coding sequence ATGAAGGCGCAAGGGCTTCGGGCAATACGGAAGGCGCGGAGATGGTCGCAAGGGGAACTAGCAAGGCTCGTGGGCTGCCACAAGAATTACATACTCGACATCGAACATGGCAGGCGGGTTCCCTCTTATGATCTTGCGTTTCAACTCGCAGTGATATTGGATGTGCCGACTTATCAAATCATGGGGGTGTTCAGCGGTGAAGGATTGCCAATGCAATGTCTGCAAAGCAAGAAAGATGCGTGA
- a CDS encoding MazG-like family protein: MIDVLKSKIEGWAVDRNLHTADPVKQMLKLGEEYGELCAAMARDDEDKIIDSVGDMFVVMTILCKQLGVQMEWCINGAYNEIKDRKGKMINGVFVKESDLTDADTSN; encoded by the coding sequence ATGATAGACGTATTGAAAAGCAAAATCGAAGGTTGGGCGGTTGACCGAAATTTGCACACGGCTGACCCAGTAAAACAGATGCTAAAACTGGGTGAAGAATACGGCGAATTGTGCGCTGCAATGGCCCGTGATGATGAAGACAAGATCATTGATTCAGTCGGTGACATGTTCGTTGTAATGACTATTCTTTGTAAGCAACTGGGCGTTCAAATGGAGTGGTGCATAAATGGGGCTTACAACGAAATCAAAGACCGCAAAGGAAAGATGATCAACGGTGTATTCGTGAAAGAAAGCGATTTAACTGATGCAGATACTTCGAATTGA
- a CDS encoding replicative DNA helicase has product MGPLAHEELITLFLKNPSVLSEYRRQLTPKMFDDDAPIMKAMLEIDTQGEWEWRDVVQSVGEDHKSRVRSLMQGFASVRRVEPLIAAMKQNHLDRGLKFIAKTLADDKVPAEERLNALQAHFDQLQNAHYEKGAADHEQRVEAWYEHLKSIQGKPQLAMGMLTEWRQFDALTNGIRRKDLIIIGGYTSHGKTAFETELALRLTKRGHRGAVFSLEMSNEQFITRMASNLAQIDQDNFRTGTLTDYQMGVIKEKMDAIKSIYIDDNRGVDAEYIANEVRRLKRERNIEYVMVDYVQDVAEKAEANDNTGSAIGRICRKLRKMAQKYDVAVILLSQVRRETMQGGYKLPSPFDLAGSTGIETSADMIIMIGREEQYDPDTERKNIMDVNIAKNRNGRCGKFELRAQMARNMIYNP; this is encoded by the coding sequence ATGGGGCCGTTAGCACATGAAGAACTTATAACCCTTTTTCTTAAAAATCCAAGCGTTTTATCCGAGTACCGGCGGCAACTCACACCGAAAATGTTCGACGATGACGCGCCGATCATGAAGGCCATGCTCGAAATCGATACGCAAGGCGAATGGGAATGGCGGGATGTGGTGCAGTCAGTCGGAGAAGACCACAAAAGCCGCGTTCGCAGCTTAATGCAGGGATTCGCATCCGTTCGCAGAGTAGAGCCGCTGATTGCCGCAATGAAGCAGAACCATTTAGACCGTGGTTTAAAGTTCATCGCTAAAACACTGGCAGATGACAAGGTACCGGCCGAGGAACGTTTAAACGCGTTGCAAGCCCATTTTGACCAGTTGCAGAACGCGCACTATGAAAAGGGCGCGGCGGACCACGAACAGCGCGTAGAGGCGTGGTATGAGCATCTAAAGAGCATCCAAGGGAAACCACAGTTAGCAATGGGGATGCTGACAGAATGGAGACAGTTCGACGCGCTAACGAATGGCATTCGGCGTAAAGACTTAATCATCATTGGCGGCTATACCTCACACGGTAAAACAGCGTTTGAAACGGAGTTGGCGCTGAGATTGACCAAGAGAGGCCACAGAGGCGCGGTGTTCAGCTTAGAAATGAGCAATGAGCAGTTTATCACCCGCATGGCATCAAACCTTGCACAGATCGATCAGGACAATTTCAGAACGGGCACACTTACTGACTACCAGATGGGTGTCATCAAAGAAAAGATGGATGCCATCAAATCGATTTACATTGATGACAATCGCGGCGTAGATGCGGAATACATCGCGAACGAGGTTAGGAGGTTGAAACGGGAACGAAATATCGAGTATGTCATGGTCGATTATGTCCAAGACGTTGCAGAAAAGGCGGAAGCAAATGATAACACGGGCAGCGCAATCGGGCGGATATGCCGGAAGCTCAGGAAAATGGCACAGAAATACGATGTCGCCGTCATCCTCTTATCGCAAGTACGCAGGGAAACGATGCAAGGAGGATACAAGCTTCCAAGCCCTTTTGACCTCGCAGGTAGTACAGGCATTGAAACAAGCGCGGACATGATTATCATGATAGGCCGGGAAGAACAGTATGACCCTGATACGGAGCGGAAGAACATCATGGATGTGAATATCGCAAAGAACCGTAACGGGAGGTGCGGAAAATTCGAACTTCGAGCGCAGATGGCCAGGAACATGATTTACAATCCATGA
- a CDS encoding phage replisome organizer N-terminal domain-containing protein, which yields MADIKWIKVAADMFEDNKIEFIRSLPDGDAIIVTWLQMLLIAGQSNAGGYLMVTDGIPYTEQLLSNKLRRQPVFLQFALDTLTKLKMVNIEDGPFHITNWDKHQNVDGMEKIRLDTAKRVAKHREKKRLEISGGAPCQYCGGIATGFDHIIPTARGGLDVDDNKVPCCIDCNRKKNDHHLINFLNRELDMVDHALIRNNPKLSRYVTLCNVTNRYKVTQCNATELEVEKDKEIKRLYMDNVAMTATQHDKLFDLMGEETAYDYMERYNVWITTRPPAERKRRCAYASIRKWYTDDQKKKPTKPSAPETATVEIDAEREELLNRAYGAVST from the coding sequence GTGGCAGACATTAAGTGGATCAAAGTAGCAGCTGACATGTTCGAGGATAACAAAATCGAGTTTATCCGCAGTTTACCGGATGGGGATGCAATCATTGTTACCTGGCTTCAAATGCTGCTTATCGCCGGTCAATCTAACGCTGGCGGTTATCTCATGGTAACAGACGGCATCCCTTATACAGAACAGTTACTAAGCAATAAGCTCCGCAGGCAGCCGGTGTTTCTGCAATTCGCACTCGATACCTTAACCAAACTGAAAATGGTGAACATCGAGGACGGCCCTTTTCACATTACGAATTGGGACAAGCATCAGAACGTAGATGGTATGGAGAAAATCCGGTTGGATACCGCAAAGCGTGTTGCAAAACACCGAGAAAAGAAACGCTTGGAAATAAGCGGAGGCGCACCATGCCAATATTGCGGAGGGATAGCTACTGGTTTCGATCACATCATACCGACAGCAAGAGGCGGACTAGATGTGGATGACAACAAAGTTCCTTGCTGCATTGATTGCAATAGGAAAAAGAACGATCACCACCTTATTAACTTCTTAAACAGGGAACTGGACATGGTTGATCATGCACTTATCCGCAATAATCCTAAGTTATCCCGCTATGTAACGCTATGTAACGTTACAAATCGTTACAAAGTAACGCAGTGTAACGCAACAGAATTAGAAGTAGAAAAAGATAAAGAGATAAAAAGATTATACATGGATAACGTCGCAATGACCGCGACTCAACACGATAAACTCTTTGATCTAATGGGCGAAGAAACTGCCTATGACTACATGGAGCGGTACAACGTTTGGATTACCACAAGACCACCGGCAGAGCGCAAGAGGCGGTGCGCTTATGCAAGCATTCGCAAATGGTACACAGACGATCAAAAGAAGAAACCGACAAAACCATCGGCACCTGAGACGGCAACAGTGGAAATCGATGCTGAACGAGAGGAGTTGCTGAACCGAGCATATGGGGCCGTTAGCACATGA
- a CDS encoding ERF family protein — protein sequence MCKKSESIINLAVALTKFNGEVHQIAKDAKNPHFKNRYATLDNIVEEIRPILQKHGLSVLQIPGGDGENVIMKTMLLHESGEWLESEPLVMRPVKNDPQGVGSCITYARRYSLCSMLSLSTGEDDDGNHASQPQNSYKAPQSTPQSAPQNNAPSSPPPSKPTSSVPYSFKREAYKLREEQYMDWNDLQKVAERVLGRKLKKVTELQDEKEWELIVNELKSFNLDPALPF from the coding sequence ATGTGTAAGAAAAGCGAATCCATCATTAACCTTGCAGTAGCACTAACCAAATTCAACGGCGAGGTCCACCAAATCGCGAAGGACGCGAAAAACCCGCATTTCAAAAACAGATACGCAACGCTTGATAACATCGTCGAAGAAATTCGCCCGATCCTGCAAAAGCACGGACTTTCGGTTCTGCAAATACCAGGTGGTGACGGTGAGAACGTCATCATGAAAACGATGCTGCTCCATGAATCCGGCGAATGGCTCGAATCCGAACCGCTTGTAATGCGTCCTGTGAAAAATGATCCGCAGGGCGTGGGGAGTTGCATCACCTACGCAAGACGCTACAGCCTTTGCTCTATGCTTTCACTCAGCACCGGGGAAGATGATGACGGCAACCATGCTTCACAGCCGCAAAACTCCTACAAGGCACCTCAGAGCACGCCACAAAGCGCACCGCAGAACAATGCACCGAGCAGCCCGCCGCCTTCCAAACCGACTTCCAGCGTCCCATACAGCTTTAAACGCGAAGCCTACAAACTGCGCGAAGAACAGTACATGGATTGGAACGATTTGCAGAAGGTTGCCGAGCGCGTGTTAGGCCGCAAGTTGAAAAAAGTCACCGAGCTGCAGGATGAAAAAGAGTGGGAATTGATCGTAAATGAACTCAAATCGTTCAACCTTGACCCTGCATTGCCGTTCTAA
- a CDS encoding helix-turn-helix domain-containing protein: MTDAKIVLNKDFIKEEMQRRNIASINEFSRQIGISQSMFHLILNGKRNPGSKAISLMMSYFGVEFEKIFIEPLPKVHTEL; the protein is encoded by the coding sequence ATGACAGACGCGAAAATCGTACTCAACAAAGATTTTATCAAGGAAGAGATGCAACGCCGCAACATTGCATCAATCAATGAGTTTTCCCGTCAGATCGGCATCTCCCAATCCATGTTTCATCTAATCTTGAACGGCAAGCGGAACCCTGGATCGAAAGCAATCAGTCTTATGATGTCCTACTTTGGCGTAGAGTTTGAAAAAATTTTTATCGAACCGTTGCCAAAAGTACACACCGAACTTTAA
- a CDS encoding helix-turn-helix domain-containing protein, translated as MENFGSILRRLREQRGFTLNQFAIYAGVSNGLISKIENGKRGTPKPETIEKLAKALKMEYSELMVLAGYSDEKEKSSSDAAIDSANELIHYLEVLELSNEEIVEKMDFRVDNLRLTPEEAMEFVDFVRVKRLMKKQNGIPLP; from the coding sequence GTGGAGAACTTCGGATCGATCCTGCGGAGACTCCGTGAGCAACGCGGTTTTACATTAAACCAGTTTGCTATTTATGCAGGCGTTAGTAATGGATTAATTTCTAAAATAGAGAATGGAAAACGAGGAACACCAAAACCGGAAACAATTGAGAAGTTAGCAAAAGCATTGAAAATGGAATATTCGGAGTTAATGGTACTGGCCGGTTATTCTGATGAAAAAGAAAAAAGCAGCTCAGACGCTGCTATCGACTCGGCAAATGAATTGATTCATTATTTAGAAGTGCTGGAGCTTTCCAACGAGGAAATTGTTGAAAAGATGGACTTTCGAGTGGATAACTTACGCCTTACTCCAGAGGAAGCAATGGAATTTGTGGATTTCGTCCGCGTGAAAAGACTTATGAAAAAACAGAATGGGATTCCGCTGCCTTAG
- a CDS encoding recombinase family protein, with amino-acid sequence MKTAIYTRVSTEEQAKEGYSIDAQESRLKDFARSQGWEIADMYVDDGYSAKDLERPEMKRLIKDIKKGKIDVVLVYKLDRLVRSVLNLHELLQIFDKHDVKFRSATEMFDTTSAMGRFFITLVGAMAQWERENLAERVKMGMEQKHQNGERNGGPIPFGYDRSSDGKLVKNEEEGKILMRIFEMHKKMSLRSVAIKLNNEGHQNREGRWNYSTLQYIASNPVYYGKLRWDDEIVDGDHEPYITEEAFLELQNIRTSRFVSRSKTTNGYIYTGVLRCGKCGSRMIGTGSRRKKSFIKSYKCMGKTMYGTCDLKAMHESRIDEAVFSLFWDIENFKGLFKLPKNKGSEDTADTANQIKKELDAIKNRKKRLHMAFANGAIELTEMDEYLKEDKEREAILRMQLEGLTDEETGTVWTEEGLTEQLEMIKDAWPKIKDDQAKRNFIHRLFTSITVENEPNSGRYNTPPVITKIVPR; translated from the coding sequence ATGAAGACGGCCATATACACAAGGGTTTCGACAGAAGAACAGGCCAAAGAAGGCTATAGTATAGATGCGCAGGAAAGCCGGTTGAAGGATTTCGCACGTTCCCAGGGTTGGGAAATCGCTGATATGTACGTTGATGATGGCTATAGCGCGAAGGACTTAGAGCGGCCGGAAATGAAGCGTCTTATAAAGGACATCAAGAAAGGGAAAATCGATGTCGTTTTAGTGTACAAGCTGGATCGTCTTGTTCGTTCGGTTCTCAATCTGCATGAGTTGTTGCAAATATTCGATAAGCACGATGTAAAATTTCGATCCGCTACCGAGATGTTTGATACCACTTCGGCTATGGGACGGTTCTTTATTACGCTCGTAGGCGCAATGGCCCAATGGGAGCGCGAAAACCTTGCGGAACGCGTAAAGATGGGCATGGAGCAGAAGCACCAAAATGGTGAGCGTAATGGCGGGCCTATTCCGTTTGGTTATGATCGTTCAAGTGATGGTAAATTGGTCAAAAATGAAGAAGAAGGCAAAATACTCATGCGCATTTTTGAAATGCACAAGAAAATGAGCCTTCGTTCCGTAGCTATAAAGTTGAATAACGAAGGCCATCAAAATAGAGAAGGCCGCTGGAACTATTCAACACTTCAATATATAGCGTCAAACCCTGTTTACTACGGAAAATTAAGGTGGGACGATGAAATTGTTGACGGTGATCACGAACCTTATATAACCGAGGAAGCCTTTTTAGAGCTGCAAAACATCAGAACTAGCCGGTTCGTTTCGCGTTCCAAAACTACAAATGGCTATATTTATACTGGGGTGCTGCGTTGCGGTAAGTGTGGTTCCAGGATGATTGGCACAGGATCCCGGCGGAAGAAATCATTCATAAAGTCTTATAAGTGCATGGGCAAGACGATGTACGGCACTTGTGACCTTAAAGCAATGCACGAAAGCAGGATTGACGAAGCTGTATTCAGCTTATTTTGGGACATCGAGAACTTCAAAGGTTTGTTCAAACTGCCTAAAAATAAAGGCTCAGAGGATACGGCTGACACAGCAAATCAAATCAAAAAGGAATTGGATGCAATCAAGAACAGGAAAAAGCGTCTGCACATGGCGTTCGCTAACGGCGCAATCGAATTGACAGAGATGGACGAGTACCTTAAAGAAGATAAAGAGCGTGAAGCGATATTGCGAATGCAATTAGAGGGTTTGACCGACGAAGAGACGGGAACGGTTTGGACGGAGGAAGGTTTGACCGAGCAGCTTGAAATGATAAAGGATGCATGGCCTAAAATTAAAGATGATCAAGCCAAGAGAAACTTTATCCACCGATTGTTTACCTCCATTACCGTTGAGAATGAACCTAACTCTGGGCGATACAATACACCTCCTGTTATTACGAAGATCGTCCCTAGATAA